The Rhododendron vialii isolate Sample 1 chromosome 8a, ASM3025357v1 genome has a window encoding:
- the LOC131336208 gene encoding U-box domain-containing protein 26-like: MKEAEMGIPHLFRCPISLDLLTDPVTLSTGQTYDRSSIEKWLNLGNQTCPVTMQKLQDSSLVPNHTLRHLIDQWLQTGHQTNNNHNRIIDPDPSIVALKHNLESHVSTLEIKIQTLETIQVLSDELPSRKSCLIQLGFFPLLLELLFGEAQGEFSQENLEFLEKALVCALKLIPHCNLRPLNILKEESKLEHFLVLFNQGTITVKKSLCQIVEAISSSLETEELCAVFGKNQTLLKGMVFLLDQNNLGTSEFGIKAVSALCSLESNRGNLVREGVAERLITYIMTVERHERNVAPTAMTVVELLLGLESGKKAVIDHPNGVNALVKMVFRVSDHEGSESAVNALMILCSDSVQVREGVVCAGVLTQLLLLLQSQSSGRIKTKARRLLKLLRSMSHEDSTHYV, translated from the coding sequence ATGAAAGAAGCTGAAATGGGAATTCCCCACTTGTTTAGGTGCCCAATTAGCCTAGACTTGCTCACAGATCCAGTAACTCTATCTACAGGCCAAACCTATGACAGGTCCAGCATTGAAAAATGGCTTAATTTAGGCAACCAAACATGCCCTGTCACAATGCAGAAGCTCCAGGATTCATCcttggttccaaaccacactctTCGCCACCTCATTGACCAGTGGCTTCAAACGGGTCACCAAACCAATAACAATCACAATCGGATCATCGACCCCGACCCGTCTATCGTTGCACTGAAACACAACCTCGAGTCCCATGTGTCCACCTTGGAAATCAAGATTCAAACACTTGAAACGATCCAAGTTTTATCAGATGAGTTGCCGTCACGGAAATCTTGTTTGATTCAACTAGGGTTCTTCCCGTTACTGTTGGAGTTACTATTCGGAGAAGCACAAGGAGAATTCTCCCAAGAAAATCTCGAGTTTCTGGAAAAAGCACTTGTTTGTGCTCTAAAGTTGATTCCACATTGCAACTTGAGGCCTCTGAACATATTGAAAGAGGAGTCCAAATTGGAGCACTTTCTAGTGCTATTCAACCAAGGCACTATCACTGTCAAGAAAAGTTTGTGTCAAATTGTGGAGGCAATCTCATCATCTTTGGAGACCGAAGAGCTTTGTGCCGTGTTTGGAAAAAATCAAACACTTTTGAAAGGGATGGTTTTCCTTCTTGATCAAAACAATTTAGGTACTTCAGAATTTGGAATCAAAGCAGTATCTGCATTGTGTTCATTGGAATCCAATCGCGGGAATCTAGTGAGAGAAGGCGTGGCGGAAAGGCTTATAACGTATATAATGACAGTGGAAAGGCATGAAAGGAATGTGGCACCAACGGCAATGACAGTGGTTGAGCTGCTTTTGGGCCTGGAGAGCGGGAAAAAGGCAGTGATTGATCACCCAAACGGTGTTAATGCTCTAGTGAAGATGGTATTTAGAGTTTCAGATCACGAGGGAAGTGAGAGTGCAGTTAACGCGCTTATGATCCTGTGTTCTGATTCAGTTCAGGTAAGGGAAGGGGTGGTTTGTGCCGGGGTTTTGACGCAGTTGTTGTTGCTTCTCCAGAGCCAGTCTAGTGGTAGGATCAAAACAAAAGCAAGGAGGTTGCTCAAGTTGCTAAGATCAATGTCGCATGAGGATTCAACTCATTATGTGTAG
- the LOC131335059 gene encoding uncharacterized protein LOC131335059 isoform X1: MGVYAAPICHLLSPSRPNPNPEGQNPNPSRKNPIKLHPVVVSRASLSIQRRHLLLFSVPISLSSSIPLNSSALASFDFLSPAERDASEVVSRRVAEAVELLERGRDLQAQGDFNQALDYFTQVIENYKDFALSDYARVGRALALYEVGDREESIAEMEDVSISLKGYPEVHAALAAALYVDKHAPLLAENQFTIATLLDPHYTDIAYVRETKHWPPSLISSLQHFITFS; the protein is encoded by the exons ATGGGTGTATACGCAGCACCCATTTGCCATCTTCTTTCCCCATCACGACCGAACCCTAATCCGGAAGGCCAAAATCCCAACCCCTCCAGAAAAAACCCAATAAAATTACACCCCGTTGTTGTCTCCAGAGCTTCACTATCGATACAAAGACGGCACTTGTTGCTTTTCTCTGTCCCCATTTCCTTATCATCGTCGATTCCGTTGAATTCCTCTGCTTTAGCAAGCTTCGACTTTCTCAGCCCGGCTGAGAGGGACGCGAGCGAGGTGGTGTCCCGGAGAGTGGCGGAGGCGGTGGAGTTGCTGGAGAGAGGGCGGGATTTGCAGGCTCAGGGTGACTTCAATCAAGCTCTTGATTActtcacccag GTTATTGAAAACTACAAAGATTTTGCTCTCTCAGATTATGCCCGAGTAGGTAGAGCATTAGCCTTGTATGAGGTTGGTGACAGAGAGGAATCAATTGCAGAAATGGAAGACGTTTCAATATCGTTGAAGGGATATCCAG AAGTGCATGCAGCCCTAGCTGCAGCCTTATATGTGGATAAGCATGCTCCTCTCCTTGCAGAAAACCAGTTCACAATCGCGACTCTTCTTGATCCTCACTATACAGACATAGCATATGTGAGAGAAACAAAGCATTGGCCTCCAAGTTTGATTAGTTCTTTGCAACATTTCATCACATTTTCCTAG
- the LOC131335059 gene encoding uncharacterized protein LOC131335059 isoform X2, translated as MGVYAAPICHLLSPSRPNPNPEGQNPNPSRKNPIKLHPVVVSRASLSIQRRHLLLFSVPISLSSSIPLNSSALASFDFLSPAERDASEVVSRRVAEAVELLERGRDLQAQGDFNQALDYFTQVIENYKDFALSDYARVGRALALYEVGDREESIAEMEDVSISLKGYPVHAALAAALYVDKHAPLLAENQFTIATLLDPHYTDIAYVRETKHWPPSLISSLQHFITFS; from the exons ATGGGTGTATACGCAGCACCCATTTGCCATCTTCTTTCCCCATCACGACCGAACCCTAATCCGGAAGGCCAAAATCCCAACCCCTCCAGAAAAAACCCAATAAAATTACACCCCGTTGTTGTCTCCAGAGCTTCACTATCGATACAAAGACGGCACTTGTTGCTTTTCTCTGTCCCCATTTCCTTATCATCGTCGATTCCGTTGAATTCCTCTGCTTTAGCAAGCTTCGACTTTCTCAGCCCGGCTGAGAGGGACGCGAGCGAGGTGGTGTCCCGGAGAGTGGCGGAGGCGGTGGAGTTGCTGGAGAGAGGGCGGGATTTGCAGGCTCAGGGTGACTTCAATCAAGCTCTTGATTActtcacccag GTTATTGAAAACTACAAAGATTTTGCTCTCTCAGATTATGCCCGAGTAGGTAGAGCATTAGCCTTGTATGAGGTTGGTGACAGAGAGGAATCAATTGCAGAAATGGAAGACGTTTCAATATCGTTGAAGGGATATCCAG TGCATGCAGCCCTAGCTGCAGCCTTATATGTGGATAAGCATGCTCCTCTCCTTGCAGAAAACCAGTTCACAATCGCGACTCTTCTTGATCCTCACTATACAGACATAGCATATGTGAGAGAAACAAAGCATTGGCCTCCAAGTTTGATTAGTTCTTTGCAACATTTCATCACATTTTCCTAG
- the LOC131335057 gene encoding mitogen-activated protein kinase kinase kinase 3 isoform X1, with protein MPAWWGKKSSKNKEQQQQKQQQLQPQVHDPIGNKPDLSKSSIKNDNKKVKDKARSCDDLLGTRNSPRNSKDFVTGGGGGGSSGSLGFSGFDSDRAHPLPRPSIYSTQSLGIIDHHGVGVGVVGLGSGSVSVSSCSSGSSDDHNAQTDQAQISNFFRGHGETKLMPVARSPGPGSRGTTTTTSPLHPRFSGSNLESPTGKQEDGKAECHRLPLPPGSPSSSSTLPTTRTCMVIESTQSNFSRWRKGRLLGRGTFGHVYLGFNSEGGHMCAIKEVRVITDDKTSKECLKQLNQEITLLSQLSHPNIVQYYGSELGEETLSVYLEYVSGGSIHKLLQEYGPFKEPVIQNYTRQILSGLAYLHGRNTVHRDIKGANILVDPNGEIKLADFGMAKHITACSSMLSFKGSPYWMAPEVVMNTNGYSLPVDIWSLGCTILEMASAKPPWSQFEGVAAIFKIGNSKDIPEIPDHLSNDAKSFLRLCLRRDPSGRPTALQLLDHPFVREQGTPRHSTSNLTKEVSPYLSDGSRTPPTTLELRSNRWNLNFLDGDHLTRPVASTSRAALMSPRDNSARMITSLPVSPSSSPLRQFEPAYRSCFLSPPHPSYALAGQSNYNLHDYSVHPLRHNTTYILDPWRENPQFKTQTPPGGSPRVRQI; from the exons ATGCCTGCTTGGTGGGGTAAAAAATCtagcaagaacaaagaacaacagcagcagaagcagcagcagctacAACCACAAGTGCATGACCCAATTGGGAACAAGCCCGATTTGAGTAAATCATCGATTAAGAATGATAACAAGAAAGTCAAAGACAAGGCCAGGAGCTGCGATGACTTATTGGGAACGCGCAATTCGCCCCGAAACAGCAAGGATTTTGtcactggtggtggtggtggtggtagtagtggGTCTTTAGGGTTTTCGGGTTTCGATTCGGATAGGGCTCATCCGTTGCCGCGGCCTTCGATTTATTCGACGCAGTCTTTGGGGATTATTGATCATCATGGCGTAGGCGTAGGGGTAGTAGGATTGGGATCCGGGTCGGTTTCAGTATCTAGTTGCTCATCCGGATCTTCTGATGATCATAATGCTCAGACTGATCAGGCCCAAATTAGCAATTTTTTCAG AGGACATGGTGAGACCAAGCTCATGCCAGTAGCAAGAAGCCCAGGTCCAGGGTCAAGAGGGACCACCACCACAACGTCACCTCTTCATCCACGATTTTCTGGTTCAAATTTGGAGTCTCCAACTGGAAAACAGGAAGATGGGAAGGCTGAATGTCATCGGCTGCCTCTTCCGCCGGGTTCACCTTCTAGCTCTTCAACTTTGCCCACCACAAGAACTTGTATGGTTATTGAGAGCACACAATCTAATTTCTCAAGATGGAGAAAAGGAAGGCTTCTGGGAAGAGGGACTTTTGGACATGTTTATCTCGGCTTTAACAG TGAGGGTGGACACATGTGTGCAATAAAAGAAGTCAGGGTCATCACAGATGATAAGACATCAAAAGAATGTCTGAAGCAATTGAACCAG GAGATCACTTTGCTTAGTCAGCTTTCGCATCCAAACATTGTACAGTACTACGGAAGCGAATTA GGTGAAGAAACACTGTCAGTATACTTGGAATATGTTTCTGGTGGCTCCATCCACAAACTACTTCAAGAATATGGACCCTTTAAGGAGCCTGTTATTCAAAATTACACAAGGCAGATTTTGTCAGGGCTTGCCTACTTACATGGACGAAATACAGTGCACAG GGATATCAAAGGCGCGAACATACTAGTAGACCCTAACGGTGAAATCAAACTTGCAGACTTTGGCATGGCCAAACAC ATCACGGCATGTTCTTCAATGCTTTCCTTCAAAGGAAGTCCTTACTGGATGGCACctgag GTCGTGATGAATACAAACGGCTACAGCCTTCCAGTAGATATTTGGAGCTTAGGGTGCACAATTCTCGAAATGGCGTCGGCAAAACCACCTTGGAGCCAATTTGAAGGG GTGGCTGCAATTTTTAAAATTGGAAACAGCAAAGATATTCCTGAAATCCCTGATCACCTTTCAAATGATGCCAAAAGTTTCTTAAGACTATGCTTACGACGGGACCCGTCTGGACGCCCTACAGCCTTACAGCTGTTAGATCACCCTTTTGTTCGAGAACAAGGTACCCCAAGACACAGCACCAGCAACTTAACCAAGGAAGTCTCTCCTTACCTGTCTGATGGAAGCCGCACACCG CCAACAACTTTAGAGCTCCGTTCCAATAGGTGgaacttaaattttttggacggaGACCATTTAACAAGACCAGTGGCCTCAACCTCAAGAGCTGCTTTGATGAGCCCAAG GGATAATAGTGCAAGAATGATCACATCGTTGCCGGTGTCTCCATCTTCAAGCCCATTGCGACAATTTGAACCAGCATACAGGAGctgttttctctctcctccgcaCCCTTCTTATGCTTTGGCAGGGCAAAGCAATTACAATTTGCATGATTACTCGGTTCATCCCTTGAGACACAACACAACGTACATTCTTGACCCTTGGCGCGAAAATCCCCAGTTCAAAACCCAAACGCCCCCCGGTGGATCCCCAAGAGTAAGACAAATTTGA
- the LOC131335057 gene encoding mitogen-activated protein kinase kinase kinase 3 isoform X2: MPAWWGKKSSKNKEQQQQKQQQLQPQVHDPIGNKPDLSKSSIKNDNKKVKDKARSCDDLLGTRNSPRNSKDFVTGGGGGGSSGSLGFSGFDSDRAHPLPRPSIYSTQSLGIIDHHGVGVGVVGLGSGSVSVSSCSSGSSDDHNAQTDQAQISNFFRGHGETKLMPVARSPGPGSRGTTTTTSPLHPRFSGSNLESPTGKQEDGKAECHRLPLPPGSPSSSSTLPTTRTCMVIESTQSNFSRWRKGRLLGRGTFGHVYLGFNSEGGHMCAIKEVRVITDDKTSKECLKQLNQGEETLSVYLEYVSGGSIHKLLQEYGPFKEPVIQNYTRQILSGLAYLHGRNTVHRDIKGANILVDPNGEIKLADFGMAKHITACSSMLSFKGSPYWMAPEVVMNTNGYSLPVDIWSLGCTILEMASAKPPWSQFEGVAAIFKIGNSKDIPEIPDHLSNDAKSFLRLCLRRDPSGRPTALQLLDHPFVREQGTPRHSTSNLTKEVSPYLSDGSRTPPTTLELRSNRWNLNFLDGDHLTRPVASTSRAALMSPRDNSARMITSLPVSPSSSPLRQFEPAYRSCFLSPPHPSYALAGQSNYNLHDYSVHPLRHNTTYILDPWRENPQFKTQTPPGGSPRVRQI; this comes from the exons ATGCCTGCTTGGTGGGGTAAAAAATCtagcaagaacaaagaacaacagcagcagaagcagcagcagctacAACCACAAGTGCATGACCCAATTGGGAACAAGCCCGATTTGAGTAAATCATCGATTAAGAATGATAACAAGAAAGTCAAAGACAAGGCCAGGAGCTGCGATGACTTATTGGGAACGCGCAATTCGCCCCGAAACAGCAAGGATTTTGtcactggtggtggtggtggtggtagtagtggGTCTTTAGGGTTTTCGGGTTTCGATTCGGATAGGGCTCATCCGTTGCCGCGGCCTTCGATTTATTCGACGCAGTCTTTGGGGATTATTGATCATCATGGCGTAGGCGTAGGGGTAGTAGGATTGGGATCCGGGTCGGTTTCAGTATCTAGTTGCTCATCCGGATCTTCTGATGATCATAATGCTCAGACTGATCAGGCCCAAATTAGCAATTTTTTCAG AGGACATGGTGAGACCAAGCTCATGCCAGTAGCAAGAAGCCCAGGTCCAGGGTCAAGAGGGACCACCACCACAACGTCACCTCTTCATCCACGATTTTCTGGTTCAAATTTGGAGTCTCCAACTGGAAAACAGGAAGATGGGAAGGCTGAATGTCATCGGCTGCCTCTTCCGCCGGGTTCACCTTCTAGCTCTTCAACTTTGCCCACCACAAGAACTTGTATGGTTATTGAGAGCACACAATCTAATTTCTCAAGATGGAGAAAAGGAAGGCTTCTGGGAAGAGGGACTTTTGGACATGTTTATCTCGGCTTTAACAG TGAGGGTGGACACATGTGTGCAATAAAAGAAGTCAGGGTCATCACAGATGATAAGACATCAAAAGAATGTCTGAAGCAATTGAACCAG GGTGAAGAAACACTGTCAGTATACTTGGAATATGTTTCTGGTGGCTCCATCCACAAACTACTTCAAGAATATGGACCCTTTAAGGAGCCTGTTATTCAAAATTACACAAGGCAGATTTTGTCAGGGCTTGCCTACTTACATGGACGAAATACAGTGCACAG GGATATCAAAGGCGCGAACATACTAGTAGACCCTAACGGTGAAATCAAACTTGCAGACTTTGGCATGGCCAAACAC ATCACGGCATGTTCTTCAATGCTTTCCTTCAAAGGAAGTCCTTACTGGATGGCACctgag GTCGTGATGAATACAAACGGCTACAGCCTTCCAGTAGATATTTGGAGCTTAGGGTGCACAATTCTCGAAATGGCGTCGGCAAAACCACCTTGGAGCCAATTTGAAGGG GTGGCTGCAATTTTTAAAATTGGAAACAGCAAAGATATTCCTGAAATCCCTGATCACCTTTCAAATGATGCCAAAAGTTTCTTAAGACTATGCTTACGACGGGACCCGTCTGGACGCCCTACAGCCTTACAGCTGTTAGATCACCCTTTTGTTCGAGAACAAGGTACCCCAAGACACAGCACCAGCAACTTAACCAAGGAAGTCTCTCCTTACCTGTCTGATGGAAGCCGCACACCG CCAACAACTTTAGAGCTCCGTTCCAATAGGTGgaacttaaattttttggacggaGACCATTTAACAAGACCAGTGGCCTCAACCTCAAGAGCTGCTTTGATGAGCCCAAG GGATAATAGTGCAAGAATGATCACATCGTTGCCGGTGTCTCCATCTTCAAGCCCATTGCGACAATTTGAACCAGCATACAGGAGctgttttctctctcctccgcaCCCTTCTTATGCTTTGGCAGGGCAAAGCAATTACAATTTGCATGATTACTCGGTTCATCCCTTGAGACACAACACAACGTACATTCTTGACCCTTGGCGCGAAAATCCCCAGTTCAAAACCCAAACGCCCCCCGGTGGATCCCCAAGAGTAAGACAAATTTGA